One genomic region from Blastocatellia bacterium encodes:
- a CDS encoding NADPH:quinone oxidoreductase family protein: MNMMKAIQVVQLGGPELLHYGDVPRPTPAANEVLIQIEAASVNYADTMQRRGIYPGGPQPPYIPGLEVAGRVVELGASVSNVEVGQPVMTLTGRGGYAQFVSVPASMLMPVPEDFSMEQAAAFPIVFLTAFFALKRYGRLQAGESVLIQAAGGGVGTAAVQLAKHMGARVFACAGSDEKLERVRALGADEIINYRTNDFADVVKHLTGGRGVDLVLETVGGNVFEKSMTILAPFGRLVTYGAAGGQLGSVNSRTLIMNNATVTGVNLNLIARTPELGPAMCELLGMIRGTSIRPIIGHTFALDQAADAHRLIESRESFGKIVLRVSQSPESPIQH; this comes from the coding sequence ATGAACATGATGAAAGCCATTCAAGTCGTACAATTGGGAGGGCCTGAACTGCTCCACTATGGCGACGTGCCGAGGCCCACGCCGGCTGCCAACGAAGTGCTGATTCAGATTGAAGCGGCCAGCGTCAATTATGCTGATACGATGCAACGTCGCGGCATCTACCCTGGGGGGCCACAGCCGCCATATATTCCGGGATTGGAAGTGGCCGGCCGCGTTGTAGAACTTGGCGCTAGTGTCAGTAACGTTGAAGTCGGTCAGCCAGTGATGACGTTGACAGGTCGGGGTGGTTATGCCCAGTTTGTGAGCGTCCCTGCGTCCATGCTCATGCCTGTGCCGGAAGACTTCAGCATGGAGCAGGCGGCCGCCTTTCCGATTGTGTTTCTGACAGCGTTCTTTGCATTGAAACGCTACGGGCGACTGCAAGCCGGCGAGTCGGTGTTAATTCAGGCGGCCGGCGGCGGTGTGGGCACAGCCGCTGTGCAATTGGCCAAACACATGGGCGCTCGCGTCTTTGCCTGCGCCGGTTCAGATGAAAAACTCGAACGTGTGCGAGCGCTGGGCGCTGATGAGATCATTAACTATAGGACAAACGATTTTGCCGACGTTGTCAAACACCTGACCGGCGGGCGCGGCGTTGATCTGGTATTAGAAACGGTCGGCGGCAACGTCTTCGAGAAGAGCATGACGATCCTGGCGCCATTTGGTCGGTTGGTGACATACGGCGCAGCCGGTGGGCAACTTGGCTCAGTCAATTCGCGGACGCTGATTATGAACAATGCAACCGTGACGGGCGTCAATCTCAACCTGATTGCCCGCACGCCGGAGCTGGGTCCCGCCATGTGTGAGTTGCTCGGCATGATTCGTGGCACAAGCATTCGTCCGATCATCGGACATACGTTTGCGTTGGATCAAGCGGCGGACGCGCACCGGTTGATCGAAAGCCGAGAGAGCTTTGGCAAAATCGTATTGAGGGTGAGCCAGTCTCCAGAATCGCCAATTCAGCATTGA
- a CDS encoding tetratricopeptide repeat protein, protein MKTKPARPTRTKPQTRKVRAVAQVSGKGRVKAAPKGRVKAAPKGRIKAAPKGRIKAAPKGRVKAVPRRPIKSLPKPVSKVAPKGRVKAIPKGRVKAPPAKPKTLPSRLLASTMAVKMFGQAVRQFYDHDFEKARRAFLDFIERFPEETDMVARARSYVAICNQRLQHPPSTPRNAEALYNRGVIELNLGHVVEAVSFFEKALKYEPQAAHILYSLAAAHARMGLIEQAVKELKQAVEQRDTLRIQARHDSDFTNLYTHPEFQELVGWELVPQPEPAQQPIPEN, encoded by the coding sequence ATGAAGACGAAGCCGGCTCGTCCAACACGAACCAAGCCCCAGACCAGAAAGGTACGAGCCGTGGCTCAGGTATCAGGCAAGGGCCGGGTCAAAGCCGCGCCCAAAGGCCGGGTCAAAGCCGCGCCCAAAGGCCGCATCAAAGCTGCGCCCAAAGGCCGCATCAAAGCCGCGCCCAAAGGCCGAGTCAAAGCTGTGCCAAGGCGGCCTATCAAAAGCCTGCCTAAGCCGGTATCCAAAGTTGCGCCCAAAGGCCGGGTGAAAGCCATTCCCAAAGGTCGCGTAAAAGCCCCACCAGCCAAACCGAAAACACTCCCATCGCGGCTGCTGGCTTCGACCATGGCTGTGAAAATGTTCGGTCAAGCTGTCAGGCAGTTTTACGATCATGATTTTGAGAAAGCACGGCGCGCGTTTCTCGATTTCATCGAGCGGTTTCCCGAAGAAACTGACATGGTGGCCCGCGCTCGGAGCTACGTGGCCATTTGCAACCAGCGGCTACAGCATCCTCCCTCGACACCCCGCAATGCCGAGGCGTTGTACAATCGCGGGGTTATTGAACTAAATCTGGGACATGTCGTGGAAGCCGTCTCGTTCTTTGAAAAAGCTCTCAAGTACGAGCCTCAAGCCGCTCATATTTTGTATTCGTTAGCTGCCGCTCATGCTCGAATGGGTTTGATTGAGCAGGCCGTCAAGGAGCTAAAACAGGCTGTCGAGCAGCGCGATACGCTGCGCATTCAAGCTCGCCACGACTCCGATTTCACAAACCTGTACACACATCCGGAGTTTCAAGAATTGGTTGGTTGGGAGTTGGTGCCTCAACCTGAACCCGCGCAGCAACCAATCCCTGAAAATTAG
- a CDS encoding DinB family protein: MNIVDPILMEFTHEAGVTRRLLERVPDEQLGWKPHEKSMSLGRLASHIAEIPSFVGAILGQDELSLDGSYTPFNGGSTAEILETFDKNVAMATEMMQGQSNEHLMQPWRLKKGDHVVFEMPRVSVIRGLVLNHSIHHRGQLSVYVRMHNVPVPSIYGPSADEPL, from the coding sequence ATGAACATCGTTGATCCAATTCTCATGGAGTTCACTCATGAAGCGGGCGTCACGCGGCGGTTGTTGGAACGCGTGCCGGATGAGCAACTCGGCTGGAAGCCACACGAGAAATCAATGAGCTTGGGACGGCTGGCCTCGCATATTGCCGAGATTCCCAGTTTCGTTGGAGCCATTCTAGGGCAGGACGAGCTTAGCCTAGATGGCAGCTACACGCCGTTCAACGGGGGCAGCACAGCGGAAATCCTGGAGACATTTGACAAGAATGTAGCGATGGCGACCGAGATGATGCAGGGACAATCGAACGAACACTTGATGCAGCCGTGGCGACTGAAAAAAGGCGATCACGTCGTGTTTGAAATGCCGCGTGTCAGCGTGATTCGCGGGCTTGTCCTCAATCACTCGATTCACCATCGTGGTCAGTTGTCTGTTTATGTGCGCATGCACAATGTGCCGGTGCCGTCCATCTATGGCCCGTCGGCGGACGAACCGCTGTAA
- a CDS encoding YvcK family protein yields MYNLNVAVVHQLNLVALGGGTGLASLLSGLKHYVLSPSTHAAPASGPYGLAELTALVTVTDDGGSSGRLRDEFQMLPPGDIRNCMVALAEDEQLMTRLFRFRFGGGGELGGHSFGNLFLTALTGVTGDFLEAIRLSSEVLAIKGRILPSTMANVHLEAQMDDGRVVQGESNITKTAGTIRAIRLVPPGCRPLPETLQALQQADLIVIGPGSLFTSLIPNLLVEGIPEAIVRSPAKKFYVCNVMTQPHETTGYTVEDHIERILEYCPGLQLDCVLVNSQPISEPLRLKYAADGAAPVTTERLQTSIDSGVGRLTLPRLGQSVMVLCRDLLDERETVRHHPAKLSRAVFEAYQLVTEM; encoded by the coding sequence TTGTATAACCTTAACGTTGCTGTGGTGCACCAATTAAACTTAGTTGCGTTAGGCGGAGGAACAGGGCTGGCTTCGTTATTGAGCGGTCTCAAGCATTATGTTCTTTCTCCGAGCACTCACGCAGCGCCCGCATCCGGCCCGTATGGATTGGCTGAATTGACCGCGCTGGTCACGGTCACCGATGACGGAGGCAGCTCAGGACGACTGCGGGATGAATTTCAGATGTTGCCGCCGGGCGATATTCGCAATTGCATGGTGGCGCTGGCTGAGGATGAACAACTAATGACCCGACTCTTCAGGTTTCGCTTTGGCGGCGGCGGCGAGCTGGGCGGGCATAGTTTCGGTAATCTGTTCCTGACGGCGTTAACCGGCGTAACGGGCGACTTCCTAGAAGCGATTCGATTATCAAGTGAAGTGTTGGCCATTAAAGGGCGCATTCTTCCCTCCACGATGGCGAACGTTCACTTGGAAGCCCAGATGGACGACGGTCGTGTGGTGCAAGGTGAATCCAATATCACCAAGACGGCCGGCACCATTCGCGCGATCAGACTGGTTCCCCCGGGCTGCCGGCCGTTGCCGGAAACGCTGCAAGCGCTCCAGCAAGCTGATCTGATCGTCATCGGGCCTGGCTCATTATTCACCAGCCTCATTCCCAATCTGCTGGTTGAAGGGATTCCCGAAGCGATTGTGCGCTCGCCGGCGAAAAAGTTCTACGTCTGCAACGTGATGACACAACCGCACGAGACAACCGGTTACACCGTTGAGGACCACATCGAGCGTATTCTGGAATACTGTCCCGGCTTGCAACTGGACTGTGTGCTGGTCAACTCCCAACCGATTTCAGAACCACTGCGACTGAAATACGCAGCAGATGGCGCTGCTCCGGTGACAACCGAGCGGTTGCAAACCAGCATAGATTCAGGCGTCGGACGACTCACATTGCCGCGCCTTGGACAGTCGGTCATGGTGTTGTGTCGTGATCTCCTGGACGAACGAGAGACAGTTCGACATCATCCGGCCAAGCTCAGCCGCGCCGTGTTCGAAGCCTATCAGCTCGTGACAGAGATGTAG
- a CDS encoding zinc ribbon domain-containing protein, producing MPLYEYECKHCGSQFEQLVFKRESKIVCKFCGGQNVMRRLSTFAISTAGARPASGVEPGPCGACGAPQRGMCAVES from the coding sequence ATGCCACTGTACGAATACGAGTGTAAGCACTGCGGTTCTCAATTTGAGCAGCTTGTCTTCAAGCGTGAGAGCAAAATCGTCTGCAAATTCTGCGGCGGTCAAAATGTGATGCGACGACTCTCGACATTTGCCATTTCAACGGCCGGCGCTCGTCCGGCCAGCGGCGTGGAGCCAGGCCCGTGTGGCGCATGTGGCGCTCCGCAACGAGGCATGTGTGCCGTAGAGAGCTGA
- the glmU gene encoding bifunctional UDP-N-acetylglucosamine diphosphorylase/glucosamine-1-phosphate N-acetyltransferase GlmU, with the protein MQLNVLIIAAGLGTRMKSRRAKVLHHLLGRPLVAYGVRTALQLNPNKLIVVVGYQAEAVCQAVQAEVERASNRQPTDVEFVLQTPQLGTGHAVKVARDALAQTSGHVVIFYGDVPLIRPETIQRLVKQHHEGDYAASLLTIQMDDPTGYGRIVRDEAGRFLRIVEHRDATPEQQAIKEVNPAMYCFEIDPLLMALDQLSPINAQGEFYLPDVFRILVQQGYRVGVFPHEPAHEFQGINNRVELARVGARLRYDILERLMLSGVTIVDPASTYISAEAIIGQDTIIHPQVVIEGETRIGQDCEIYSWSRLVNAQLGDRVVVKNSCIVMDSQLGNDVAIGPFAHLRNGAVLADQVVIGNFVEVKKSRLGRQSKAMHLSYLGDATLGERVNIGAGTVTCNFDGKQKHPTIIEDEVKIGSDTMLVAPVRVGRGAVTGAGAVVTKDVPEYSLAVGVPAVVKKKLEP; encoded by the coding sequence ATGCAACTGAATGTGCTGATTATTGCGGCCGGTCTCGGCACCCGCATGAAATCACGACGCGCAAAAGTATTGCATCACCTGCTCGGCCGCCCATTGGTTGCTTATGGTGTGCGCACCGCGCTGCAACTGAACCCGAATAAGTTGATTGTCGTCGTCGGATACCAGGCTGAGGCCGTCTGCCAAGCCGTGCAGGCCGAAGTGGAACGAGCGAGCAACAGACAGCCCACCGACGTGGAATTTGTTCTGCAAACGCCACAGCTTGGCACAGGACACGCCGTCAAAGTCGCGCGCGACGCGCTCGCCCAGACCAGCGGACATGTAGTGATCTTCTATGGCGATGTGCCGTTGATCCGCCCTGAGACGATCCAGCGATTGGTCAAACAACATCACGAAGGAGACTACGCCGCGTCCTTGCTGACAATTCAGATGGATGATCCGACTGGCTATGGCCGCATCGTGCGCGATGAGGCCGGCCGGTTTCTCCGTATCGTTGAACATCGCGACGCCACACCTGAGCAACAAGCTATCAAGGAAGTCAATCCAGCAATGTATTGCTTCGAGATTGATCCGTTGTTGATGGCGCTCGATCAGTTGTCACCGATCAACGCACAAGGCGAATTCTACTTGCCAGACGTTTTCCGAATCCTCGTGCAACAAGGGTATCGCGTTGGCGTCTTCCCTCACGAACCGGCTCATGAATTTCAAGGGATCAACAATCGCGTTGAACTGGCGCGCGTCGGCGCCCGACTGCGATACGACATCCTTGAACGACTCATGCTGAGCGGCGTGACGATTGTTGATCCGGCTTCCACGTACATCAGCGCCGAGGCGATCATCGGCCAGGATACGATCATTCATCCCCAAGTGGTCATTGAGGGTGAGACGCGAATTGGTCAAGACTGCGAGATCTACTCCTGGTCGCGACTGGTTAATGCTCAGCTTGGCGATCGCGTCGTCGTCAAGAATAGCTGCATTGTGATGGACAGCCAATTGGGCAACGACGTCGCAATTGGCCCATTTGCTCATCTGCGCAACGGCGCCGTGCTGGCCGATCAGGTAGTGATAGGAAATTTCGTCGAGGTGAAAAAGAGTCGGCTCGGTCGCCAAAGCAAGGCCATGCACCTGTCGTACCTGGGCGACGCCACGCTCGGCGAGCGGGTCAATATCGGCGCGGGAACCGTCACCTGTAACTTCGACGGAAAACAGAAGCATCCAACCATCATCGAAGATGAGGTGAAAATCGGCAGCGATACTATGTTGGTCGCGCCAGTGCGTGTCGGACGCGGCGCCGTCACTGGCGCGGGCGCCGTCGTGACGAAAGATGTTCCGGAATACTCGCTCGCCGTCGGTGTTCCGGCGGTCGTGAAGAAGAAATTGGAGCCGTGA
- a CDS encoding carbon-nitrogen hydrolase yields the protein MKIKVALAQIKPALGDLQRNLDVHLELTRQAADAGAQVIVFPELSLTGYYLEDLVPDVAIDPTRSDTLDQLLNLGQQYDIDLVIGFIEVASDYRFFNSAAYLSQGQIAHIHRKVYLPTYGMFDEGRFVAAGDVLRAFDTRYGRMGILICEDLWHPSTLYLMAHDGAQVLLAMSAGPGRGLRLPDKLGSMYAWEAITRSAAQSYMLYVVYVNRVGVEDGVIFSGGSELIDPFGRCLVKAKTFDEDLCYGLIDALEVRRARTIYPLLRDERLDLTLRELTRIYNKRHQLE from the coding sequence ATGAAGATCAAAGTAGCATTGGCCCAGATCAAACCGGCGCTGGGTGACCTCCAACGAAATCTCGATGTGCATCTGGAGCTCACCCGACAAGCGGCTGACGCGGGAGCACAGGTCATTGTTTTTCCCGAACTCTCGCTGACTGGTTACTACCTTGAAGACCTTGTGCCGGATGTGGCTATTGATCCGACCCGCTCCGACACGCTTGATCAACTGCTTAACCTCGGTCAGCAATATGACATTGATCTGGTCATCGGCTTTATCGAGGTCGCCTCTGACTATCGCTTCTTCAACTCGGCGGCCTACCTGAGTCAAGGACAAATCGCGCACATTCATCGGAAGGTCTATTTGCCGACCTATGGTATGTTCGATGAAGGGCGGTTCGTAGCTGCCGGCGACGTGCTGCGCGCATTTGATACGCGATATGGCCGTATGGGCATACTGATCTGCGAGGACCTGTGGCATCCTTCAACGCTCTACCTGATGGCCCACGATGGCGCGCAGGTCTTACTGGCGATGTCAGCCGGCCCGGGTCGCGGATTGCGCCTGCCGGATAAATTGGGCAGCATGTACGCCTGGGAAGCGATCACGCGCTCGGCAGCGCAGTCCTACATGCTCTATGTGGTCTACGTGAACCGCGTAGGCGTCGAAGACGGCGTGATCTTTTCCGGCGGCTCAGAGCTGATTGATCCATTTGGTCGCTGCCTGGTGAAAGCAAAAACTTTTGATGAAGACCTGTGCTATGGCCTGATTGACGCTCTCGAGGTGCGGCGCGCGCGGACAATTTATCCGCTGCTGCGCGATGAACGGCTTGATCTAACATTGCGTGAGCTAACGAGAATTTACAACAAGCGTCATCAGTTGGAATAG
- a CDS encoding NAD+ synthase, with product MRAHGDAFRLNAELTTEALTRFIREEVTKVGFRCGILGLSGGIDSAVVAFLTTRALGAEHTVCVAMPYGDHDPASLTDAQMVADLLGVRLLCVDISPMVDAYFADMPEADRIRRGNVMARLRMIVLYDLSRVHQALVIGTSNKTELLIGYSTLWGDMAAAMWPLGDIYKTEVRQLAEYLGVPQPLIAKPPSAGLWDGQTDEGEIGMSYAELDAILVELVDKRIPKHLLPARGFDAKQVERVSEMMRTSQFKRRLPLMPKISTRSINHDFRYKRDWGW from the coding sequence ATGCGCGCACATGGAGACGCATTCCGTCTGAATGCCGAGTTGACAACCGAGGCACTGACGCGGTTCATCCGCGAAGAGGTCACCAAGGTGGGCTTTCGCTGCGGCATTCTTGGGCTGTCGGGCGGGATTGACTCGGCGGTGGTCGCATTTCTCACCACACGCGCGCTGGGCGCCGAGCATACAGTGTGCGTGGCCATGCCGTACGGCGATCATGATCCGGCATCGTTGACCGATGCGCAGATGGTCGCCGATCTACTTGGCGTGCGGTTGCTCTGTGTTGATATTAGTCCGATGGTGGATGCCTACTTTGCTGACATGCCTGAGGCCGACCGCATCCGTCGCGGCAATGTGATGGCGCGTCTGCGCATGATCGTCTTGTATGATCTGTCGCGTGTGCACCAGGCGTTGGTCATCGGCACGAGCAACAAGACGGAATTGCTCATCGGCTACAGCACGTTGTGGGGCGACATGGCGGCGGCGATGTGGCCGCTCGGCGATATTTACAAAACCGAAGTGCGGCAGTTGGCCGAGTATCTCGGCGTGCCGCAACCACTGATAGCCAAACCACCCAGTGCCGGACTGTGGGATGGTCAAACTGATGAGGGGGAGATCGGCATGAGCTACGCTGAGCTGGACGCCATTTTGGTTGAGTTGGTGGATAAGCGAATTCCTAAGCACTTGCTGCCGGCTCGCGGCTTCGACGCCAAACAGGTCGAGCGCGTCTCCGAGATGATGCGCACGTCGCAATTCAAGCGCCGGCTTCCGCTGATGCCGAAGATCTCCACCCGATCAATCAATCACGATTTCCGATACAAGCGCGATTGGGGCTGGTGA
- the rtcA gene encoding RNA 3'-terminal phosphate cyclase, with product MTHESRLVIDGSHGEGGGQILRTSLALAALLNRPIEIINIRRGRKKPGLQPQHLTAVQALTAITKAHVTGANLGSEHLRFEPRELAGGEYEFDVAAVKASAGSVGLVFHAAAPALFCAKQASRLILKGGTHVPWSPPTTYLQFVFLPMVEKLGLRASIETLRWGWYPTGGGIAAVTIHPCDKIAPVTLTERGQLEQIECLSVVSNLPRAIAERQQQQVIRRLHGQQLSAQCEILEAPSAGKGTCVFLLARYEHALAGFSSLGARGKPAEQVANEAIDEFLAHHESGMIVDKHLADQLLIYLALAHGSSEFTTSEVTQHLLTHVWVIEQFLPVKCEVSGALGQPGRVTVASRDDQAGARMHKSANQQQACG from the coding sequence ATGACCCACGAATCCCGACTTGTTATTGACGGTTCTCACGGTGAAGGCGGCGGCCAGATTCTGCGGACAAGTCTGGCGCTGGCTGCGCTGCTGAATCGGCCGATTGAGATCATCAACATCCGGCGCGGGCGCAAGAAGCCCGGTCTACAACCACAACATCTGACGGCTGTACAAGCGCTGACAGCGATCACAAAGGCTCACGTCACGGGAGCAAACCTCGGTTCAGAGCACCTGAGATTTGAGCCGCGAGAACTCGCCGGCGGTGAATATGAATTCGATGTCGCCGCCGTCAAAGCCAGCGCGGGTTCTGTCGGCTTGGTCTTTCACGCGGCAGCTCCGGCATTGTTTTGTGCGAAGCAAGCGAGTCGCTTGATCTTGAAAGGCGGCACTCATGTGCCCTGGAGTCCACCGACGACCTACTTGCAATTCGTGTTTCTGCCAATGGTCGAAAAGCTCGGCTTACGAGCCAGTATCGAGACGTTGCGCTGGGGTTGGTATCCGACAGGCGGCGGCATCGCCGCAGTCACAATCCATCCCTGTGACAAGATAGCGCCGGTCACCCTCACCGAGCGAGGGCAGTTAGAGCAGATTGAATGCCTCTCAGTCGTCTCCAACCTGCCGCGCGCGATTGCTGAGCGTCAACAACAACAGGTCATCAGGAGACTACACGGCCAACAGCTTTCGGCTCAATGTGAAATCCTGGAGGCACCATCGGCAGGCAAAGGAACATGTGTATTTCTCCTGGCCCGATACGAACATGCCCTCGCCGGCTTCTCCTCGTTGGGCGCACGCGGCAAACCAGCCGAGCAGGTGGCCAACGAAGCAATTGATGAATTTCTCGCGCATCATGAAAGCGGCATGATTGTGGACAAGCATCTGGCCGATCAGTTGCTCATCTATCTGGCGTTGGCGCATGGTTCATCTGAATTCACTACGTCGGAAGTCACCCAGCATTTGCTCACCCACGTCTGGGTCATCGAGCAATTTTTGCCAGTGAAATGTGAAGTCAGCGGCGCGCTTGGGCAGCCAGGACGAGTCACCGTTGCCAGCCGTGATGATCAGGCCGGCGCCCGCATGCACAAATCAGCAAACCAGCAGCAAGCTTGCGGATAA